In the Myxococcus fulvus genome, one interval contains:
- the fdhA gene encoding formaldehyde dehydrogenase, glutathione-independent translates to MASNRGVVYLGPGKVEVRSIDYPKMVNPEGKSIEHGVILKVVTTNICGSDQHMVRGRTTAPKGLVLGHEITGEIVEKGKDVEYLSVGDLVTVPFNVACGRCRTCREQQTGVCLNVNKGRAGGAYGYVDMGGWVGGQAEYVMVPYADFNLIRFPDKAQALEKILDLTMLSDILPTGFHGAVTAGVGVGSTVYVAGAGPVGLAAAASAQVLGAAVVMVGDMNADRLAHAKSVGFVPIDLKKSDKLEDLIAAVIKEPEVDASIDAVGFEAHGHGAQASSEAPATVLNSLMAITRAAGAIGIPGLYVTEDPGSKDESARQGNLRMRFGLGWAKSHRFSTGQTPVLRYNRQLMQAILHGRLNIAKVVNATVISLDDAPRGYQEFDAGVARKFVIDPHGTLKKK, encoded by the coding sequence CAACCCGGAGGGGAAGTCCATCGAGCACGGCGTCATCCTCAAGGTGGTCACCACCAACATCTGCGGCTCGGACCAGCACATGGTGCGCGGCCGCACGACGGCGCCCAAGGGGTTGGTGCTCGGGCACGAAATCACCGGGGAGATCGTCGAGAAGGGCAAGGACGTCGAGTACCTCTCCGTGGGCGACCTCGTCACGGTGCCCTTCAACGTCGCCTGTGGCCGCTGCCGCACGTGCCGTGAGCAGCAGACGGGCGTGTGCCTCAACGTGAACAAGGGGCGCGCGGGCGGCGCCTACGGCTACGTGGACATGGGCGGCTGGGTGGGCGGACAGGCCGAGTACGTCATGGTCCCCTACGCGGACTTCAACCTCATCCGCTTCCCGGACAAGGCGCAGGCGCTGGAGAAGATCCTCGACCTGACGATGCTGTCGGACATCCTGCCCACGGGCTTCCACGGCGCCGTCACCGCGGGCGTCGGCGTGGGCTCCACGGTGTACGTCGCGGGCGCGGGGCCGGTGGGGCTCGCGGCGGCGGCCTCGGCGCAGGTGCTGGGCGCGGCGGTGGTGATGGTGGGGGACATGAACGCGGACCGGCTCGCGCACGCGAAGTCGGTGGGCTTCGTGCCCATCGACCTGAAGAAGAGCGACAAGCTGGAGGACCTCATCGCCGCGGTCATCAAGGAGCCGGAGGTGGACGCGTCCATCGACGCGGTGGGCTTCGAGGCGCACGGCCATGGCGCGCAGGCCTCGTCCGAGGCGCCCGCCACGGTGCTCAACTCGCTGATGGCGATTACACGCGCGGCGGGGGCCATCGGCATCCCCGGCCTCTACGTCACCGAGGACCCCGGCTCCAAGGACGAGTCGGCGCGCCAGGGCAACCTGCGCATGCGCTTCGGCCTGGGCTGGGCCAAGTCCCACCGCTTCTCCACGGGCCAGACGCCCGTGCTGCGCTACAACCGCCAGCTCATGCAGGCCATCCTTCACGGCCGGCTGAACATCGCGAAGGTGGTCAACGCCACCGTCATCTCATTGGATGACGCGCCCCGGGGCTACCAGGAGTTCGACGCGGGCGTGGCGCGCAAGTTCGTCATCGACCCGCACGGGACGCTCAAGAAGAAGTAG